TGGAAATTAGTTGTTAACAGTATTAGCATTTAAAATAACATTAAGAATATATATTTTAAAAAAGGCATCTTGAAACAAATAAATAGTTGATATGAGAATCTATTTTACACAATAATGTTTAAAAATAGACTTATTATCTTGCAATTATTATTTACTCTCAGATACCTAAAATATTTTATTATTGAAAGGGTGGAATAAGAAATGGCATTAGTTACTACTAAAAAAATGTTTGAAAAGGCTTACAAAGGACATTACTCAATAGGTGCATTTAACATCAACAATATGGAAATAATTCAAGGGGTGGTAAATGGGGCTAAAGCTAAAAATTCTGCTGTTATCCTGCAATGTTCAGCAAGTGCAATGAAATATGCAGGACCAAAATATTTAAAGGCTATGGTAGATGCTGCTGTAGAGGATACTGGAATAGATATTGCCCTCCATTTAGATCATGGTCCAGATTTTGAAGCTGTAAAATTGTGTATAGAAACAGGCTTTACCTCTGTTATGTTTGATGGTTCACATTTAGATTATGAAGACAACGTATCTCAAACCAAACAAGTAGTAGAATATTCTCATTCTCACGGGGTAGTAGTAGAAGCAGAACTTGGTGTACTTGCAGGAATTGAAGATGAAGTATCTGCTTCAGATCATATATATACAGATCCAGAACAAGCTGTAGACTTTGTAAATAGAACAGGTGTAGATTCTCTAGCTATAGCCATAGGAACATCCCATGGAGCTTTTAAGTTTCCTCCAAACTTCAAACCTAAATTAAGATTTGATATATTAGAAAAAATACAGGAAAACCTTCCAAACTTTCCTATAGTTCTCCATGGAGCTTCAGCTGTAGATCCTAAAGCTGTGGAAACTTGTAATAAATATGGTGGAAACATAGCTGATGCCAAAGGAATCCCTATAGATATGCTTAGAAAAGCTTCCAGTATGGCTGTATGTAAAATAAATATGGATACAGACCTTAGGTTGAGCATGACTGCTGCTATAAGGAAAACTTTTGGAGATAGTCCAAAGGTTTTCGATCCAAGAAAGTATTTAGGTGCCGGAAGAGATGCTATTCAAAAAGTTGTTGAAGATAAAATAGACAATGTTTTAGGCTCATCCAATTCCTTAGAAGAACTTATCTAGGCACGTTAGCCACGCTTATCCCCCCACTTTGAAGAAGATGGGAATATTAGCTGATTGCCGCGTTTGGATAAAAATTATATTATGGAACTTTCCTAAATTGAGGAAAGTTCTTTATTTTTATTCGAACACTATCATTTTATTTTATTAAATTAATTATGCTAACTCACTTTTATGGTATAATGCAAAATAAGTAGTTTTGTAAATGGAGTGAATTTTATGAAGGAGTATGAAACACGAATAATACAAATAGACCCTGAGGATATACGAAATAAATTAAAAGCAGTTAATGCTTTAAAGGTTAAAATGGAGAATCAGATAAATGAAATATATGATTTTGAAAATGGGTTTTTAATAAAGAATAAAGGATATGCTAGAATAAGAGTTATAGAAGATTTAATACATAATTCTACTCATTGTTATATGACTACTAAAATACTTTTGAGCCAGGGAAAATATAAAGTAATGGAAGAAAATGAAACAGAAATATTGAATAGGGAAGCAGGAAAAAATATTTTTCAAACACTGGGATTAAAATTATTGCAATCTATAAAAAAATACAGAGAAAGTTACAAATACAAACATAGTTTAATTGAAATAGATATAAATGAAAAATCTTTTTGTCCATTTCCCTATTTAGAGATAGAATCAACAAATGACCAGGAACTCTATGAAATAGTAAATTTACTTGGCTATTCTTTAGGGGACACCACCTCTGAAACCATATATGAAATATTGGGCAGAAATAAAAAAAGATAGGAAAATTATATGTTTGGTTATGTAACCCCATGCAAAATGGAACTTAAAATGAAAGATTATGAAAAATTCAAAGCCTATTATTGTGGGCTATGTATATCCATAAAAAACAATATAGGAAATATACCTAGGGTTTCTTTGAACTATGATATGACTTTTTTAGCTCTACTTTTAGATTCATTAGAATGTGACAATCAAGTTTATATGAAAAAACGCTGTTTATTCCATCCTGCAAATAAAAAAATTATTCTAAAAGATAACGCTCCTTTAAAATATGCAGCTTTTTGTAATATATCTCTAAGCTATTTTAAAGTTCTAGATGATGTTTATGATGAGAATTCTTTAAAGGGCAGAATAATGTATTTATGCTTAAAAAGGTATTTAAGTAATATGCCTGACAACTTTAAAAGTATTTTTGAAAATATAAAAAATAAACTTGAAAACTTATATACACTAGAAAAAAGTTCCCAAAGTATGTCCATAGATGCTTTATCCCATCCTTTTGGAGACCTTACAGGATTTATACTAAAATCTTATAACAATTATAATGCTTCCGTTGGAGACTTGTATTTACTTGGATATAATCTAGGAAAATGGATATATATTATAGATGCATTTGATGATTTAAAAAAGGATATGCAGAAAAATAAATTTAATGCCATAAATGTCTGCTTTAATGATAAAGATCTTTGTTATGAAAATTTTATAATAGAAATAATGCCTAGAATAGATTTTATTTTAGGAACTTGTGCAGCACAATGCACAAATATTTTTAACAGGCTTCCCATAAAAAAAAATAAAGAATTAATTTATAATATACTACAATATGGACTTTTAGATAAAATGGATAGAGTATTTAAAAGGGGTGTTTACAAAAATGAAAAATCCATATGAAATACTAGAAATAAATGAAAATGCTTCACAAGAGGAAATAAAAAAAGCCTATAGAACTCTTGCAAAAAGATATCATCCTGATCAATATGGCAATAATCCACTTAAAGATTTAGCAGAAGATAAAATGAGAGAAATAAATGAGGCTTACGATTATTTAATGAAGAACCCATCAAAAGGTACATATGATAGCAGGAGTGATAATGCTTACAGCGGCTCTAACTCTTCGATTTATCAATCTGTAGAAAATGATATTTATAATGGTAATATTAGAAATGCGGAATCAGTACTTATGGGAATCAAGACAAGAGATGCTCAGTGGCATTATCTTATGGGAATTTTAAATATGAGAAGAGCCTGGTATAATGATGCTTATAATAATTTGACTACGGCTTGTAGTCTTGATCCCAACAACTTTAAATATCAAAATGCGCTCAACAAGCTCAGAGGAATGAATAATTCCTATAGACAGCCTTATTACGATACTAGAAGAAGAGATGATATATGCAATATTTGTGCTACCTTATATTGTCTTGACTGTCTTTGTGATTGTGGTGATTGCGGGGGCTGTTAATATTTAAAGAAAGGATGGATTTTAGTATGGCTAAAATTTCTAGTAATTCCTCTTATATTGCCAAGGGAGGCCTATTGACTGCCATAGGCGTTATTTTAGTGTACTTAAGTGGGATAGTTCCTTTAAATAAAACTTATTTACTGAGCCTGTCTTCACTTGTTATCCCCTTAGCTGTAATAATTACAAATGAAAAAATTGCCTTTACAATTTATATTTCAACTGCCTTATTATCTCTCTTAATATGTGGATTAAAGGGAACAGTATTATCCTATGTGGTATTTTTCGGTCTTTATGGACTTATTAAATACTATATAGAAAAAATAAGAAAACTACCTATTGAAATCATATTAAAACTATTATTTTTTAATTTATGTTTATTAATACTATTCTTGTTATATAGTTTGTTTTTTCCTGAACTTTTAAAAATAAAATTTAATTTATATTTAATTATAGTAGGAATACAAATAGTATTTTTAATATACGATTATTTATTAACATTGTTTATAAATTACACTAATAAATATATACTAAAAGCCCTAAAATAAATTGTACTTTATTAAAATGAAACTATTGACATATAAATTTAGGATGATATAATATTTAGTGTTGAGATTCACATAATATTGCCCATTCGCCAAATGGTAAGGCACCTGTCTCTGGAACAGGCATCTGTTGGTTCGAATCCAGCATGGGCAGCCAAAGAGAACTCTTGTTTTACGGGTTCTCTTTTAAAATAATTTTAAAATTATAATTTACTTTATTTAAGGGTAGCTCTTGACAAAAAGTCAATTACTATTATAAAATGTAAAATAATTCAATACTTAGCTTTGAAGAAGGAATAGTAGTATTTATATCACCAAAGAGAACTGTTGCAGGGTGAAAAACAGCGTGAATAGAATATGAACTCACCTTAAGAGCTTTATCTGAAAAAATCAGATACGGTAAAAACCGTTATTTATTTTGAGTGAAATCAATTTTATTGATTTAATTAGAGTGGTACCGCGGAAAGTAGTCTTTTCGTCTCTTACAA
This window of the Clostridium kluyveri DSM 555 genome carries:
- the fba gene encoding class II fructose-1,6-bisphosphate aldolase, with the translated sequence MALVTTKKMFEKAYKGHYSIGAFNINNMEIIQGVVNGAKAKNSAVILQCSASAMKYAGPKYLKAMVDAAVEDTGIDIALHLDHGPDFEAVKLCIETGFTSVMFDGSHLDYEDNVSQTKQVVEYSHSHGVVVEAELGVLAGIEDEVSASDHIYTDPEQAVDFVNRTGVDSLAIAIGTSHGAFKFPPNFKPKLRFDILEKIQENLPNFPIVLHGASAVDPKAVETCNKYGGNIADAKGIPIDMLRKASSMAVCKINMDTDLRLSMTAAIRKTFGDSPKVFDPRKYLGAGRDAIQKVVEDKIDNVLGSSNSLEELI
- a CDS encoding class IV adenylate cyclase, whose amino-acid sequence is MKEYETRIIQIDPEDIRNKLKAVNALKVKMENQINEIYDFENGFLIKNKGYARIRVIEDLIHNSTHCYMTTKILLSQGKYKVMEENETEILNREAGKNIFQTLGLKLLQSIKKYRESYKYKHSLIEIDINEKSFCPFPYLEIESTNDQELYEIVNLLGYSLGDTTSETIYEILGRNKKR
- a CDS encoding DUF5685 family protein, with product MFGYVTPCKMELKMKDYEKFKAYYCGLCISIKNNIGNIPRVSLNYDMTFLALLLDSLECDNQVYMKKRCLFHPANKKIILKDNAPLKYAAFCNISLSYFKVLDDVYDENSLKGRIMYLCLKRYLSNMPDNFKSIFENIKNKLENLYTLEKSSQSMSIDALSHPFGDLTGFILKSYNNYNASVGDLYLLGYNLGKWIYIIDAFDDLKKDMQKNKFNAINVCFNDKDLCYENFIIEIMPRIDFILGTCAAQCTNIFNRLPIKKNKELIYNILQYGLLDKMDRVFKRGVYKNEKSI
- a CDS encoding J domain-containing protein, whose translation is MKNPYEILEINENASQEEIKKAYRTLAKRYHPDQYGNNPLKDLAEDKMREINEAYDYLMKNPSKGTYDSRSDNAYSGSNSSIYQSVENDIYNGNIRNAESVLMGIKTRDAQWHYLMGILNMRRAWYNDAYNNLTTACSLDPNNFKYQNALNKLRGMNNSYRQPYYDTRRRDDICNICATLYCLDCLCDCGDCGGC